A genomic region of Aspergillus oryzae RIB40 DNA, chromosome 1 contains the following coding sequences:
- a CDS encoding protein phosphatase 2A regulatory subunit CDC55 (serine/threonine protein phosphatase 2A, regulatory subunit) has protein sequence MEMLISLNRCFGDKGDVEDITEADIISTVEFDHTGNYLATGDKGGRVVLFERNETKKTCEYKFHTEFQSHEPEFDYLKSLEIEEKINKIKWCRRSNSSHFLLSTNDKTIKLWKVFDKSLKVVAENNLSTELTPAGVGGGGAPRAPRLSFKDPSMLKLPRMTHHDTVVAAVPRRTYANAHAYHINSISVNSDGETFISSDDLRINLWNLNIQDQSFNIVDIKPANMEELTEVITAAEFHPTSCNWFMYASSKGTIKLADMRQRALCDEHHKLFEQEEDASSRSFFSEIISSISDVRFSHDGRYIVSRDYLTVKIWDVNMERQPVKTIPIHEHLRPRLCDTYENDSIFDKFEVVFSGDAENVMTGSYNNNFMIYPTDPAKETEIVLQADKSAFKAKKVGVPTPMNKGANGKKGNTRAGSPGGPGSRMKKETDADQIDFNKKILHMSWHPYEDSIAIAATNNVSGFCTDGSYS, from the exons ATGGAAATGCTAATTAGCTTGAATAGATGCTTTGGTGATAAGGGCGACGTTGAAGATATCACAGAAG CGGATATCATTTCTACTGTCGAGTTCGATCATACCGGAAACTATCTTGCTACAGGAGATAAGGGTGGGAGAGTAGTATTGTTCGAGCGGAATGAGACG AAAAAAACATGCGAGTATAAATTTCACACCGAGTTCCAGTCCCATGAGCCAGAATTCGACTATTTGAAATCACTAGAAatcgaggagaagatcaacaagattAAGTGGTGCAGGCGATCAAACTCgtctcattttcttctctcgaCAAATGACAAAACGATAAAACTCTGGAAGGTGTTCGATAAGTCGTTGAAGGTCGTTGCAGAAAATAACCTCTCGACTGAGCTTACACCCGCAGGCgttgggggtggaggggcGCCTCGCGCCCCTCGTTTGTCTTTCAAAGATCCATCAATGTTGAAGCTTCCCAGGATGACACACCATGATACCGTTGTGGCAGCCGTGCCTCGAAGGACGTATGCAAATGCACACGCATACCACATAAACAGCATTTCCGTCAACAGCGACGGGGAAACCTTTATTAGTAGCGATGACCTCCGAATCAATTTGTGGAACCTTAATATCCAAGACCAGAGTTTCAACATTGTCGATATCAAACCCGCAAACATGGAGGAGCTGACGGAAGTGATTACGGCTGCGGAATTCCACCCGACCAGCTGCAATTGGTTTATGTACGCCAGCTCGAAAGGCACAATCAAGCTTGCCGACATGCGGCAGCGGGCGTTGTGTGATGAACACCATAAAC TCTTCGAGCAAGAGGAGGATGCCTCCTCCCGCTCATTCTTCTCCGAGATTATTTCTTCGATTTCCGACGTACGGTTTTCGCATGATGGTCGCTATATCGTGTCGAGGGACTACCTTACTGTTAAAATCTGGGATGTCAACATGGAGCGCCAACCAGTGAAGACGATTCCCATCCACGAGCATTTGCGGCCACGCCTGTGTGACACTTATGAGAATGACAGTATCTTCGATAAGTTCGAAGTGGTCTTCTCTGGAGATGCGGAGAATGTCATGACTGGAAGTTACAACAACAACTTTATGATCTACCCTACCGACCCAGCCAAGGAGACCGAGATTGTGTTGCAGGCGGATAAATCGGCGttcaaagcaaagaaggtTGGCGTACCAACGCCGATGAACAAGGGTGCCAATGGCAAGAAGGGAAATACCCGAGCTGGAAGCCCTGGTGGTCCTGGCAGccggatgaagaaggagacgGACGCAGATCAGATCGACTTTAACAAGAAGATCTTACACATGAGCTGGCATCCTTATGAGGATAGTATTGCTATTGCTGCTACTAACAACGTAAGTGGCTTCTGCACC GATGGTTCATATTCATAA
- a CDS encoding transcriptional regulator SIN3 (histone deacetylase complex, SIN3 component) → MNSGNDNWHPGGLPSHPGMDQMNQQPRPLGSFRERELDSRERELIERQRQEEMAHREREQREREQLERQQLERQREQQHHPVQSHTGSIPLHQPVASKVPNSIHGPNGLLSNLGSNPPNGPQGSMQSSGAPGPMYGPQIQHGEGTPRSYMQHPAGPPGQPMMGFNGSGPQIPGNVAALAQGQQPILNDALSYLDQVKVRFVDQPDVYNRFLDIMKDFKSQAIDTPGVIQRVSTLFNGHPALIQGFNTFLPPGYRIECGTDDNPDVIRVTTPSGTNTISMPPRPRHSMDSSADLGPSGGMASHSRPEFFDQSRSGWQQHQPQQQQSNLTGSYSPGSRMMGPGMFGQQGGQGQPQDHHFDYPTQQEQQAAAGAAAMAHGQDQRGVSQLQGAASAASAGLGRPSLMQVSPASGQGSSLSQPMSSLAGVGSNMLQGSSQADLKRGPVEFNHAISYVNKIKNRFASAPEIYKQFLEILQTYQRESKPIQDVYAQVTQLFNTAPDLLEDFKQFLPESAAHAKQQAAARQAEEAAPMSNVRGEPSYPSANALPSQTPNRDVKMPPLGQFNVKDSGKEGKKRRPGPGAPSTLGPSLSGPSAGADAARMGDVQGGRPPTLQPGNVNKRAKIHHAKPTQAEAPAVSPTLVPALPEPIQPTFSLTPTQEEFAFFDRVKKYIGNKQTFSEFLKLCNLYSTDLIDRHVLVKRAAGYIGSNPELMAWFKRFMHVEEPEDKIVESKPKQEPGLVNLSHCRSLGPSYRLLPKRERQKPCSGRDQLCYSVLNDEWASHPTWASEDSGFVAHRKNQYEDALHRIEEDRHDYDHHIEACTRTIQLIEPIVQQFLVMSEAERAAFKLPPGLGGQSEAIYQRVIKKIYDRQLGDKIIREMFERPCHVLPIVLFRLKQKCEEWKASQREWDKIWREQMQKAYWRSLDHQAIASKGTDKKLFVAKHIQNEIQNKFEESRNLRKSGFQVPRHQFELTFDDSAVLIDATHLLLTFIDRNSAGFGADPQKVMTFIKDFIPVFFGMDRDTFHVYMNELSTGTSPTDEADDESLVAEESSTPRSRKGLNGKKMDLLRDVLERRSEKANRTEKEGSRSNPASRDGTPDAVLVPSTPVPDPTETFDVAELKWMDHPGQGNFNLAREYTLNESYEKKQHHLYANLNIYCFFRTFEILYTRLLRIKLHEKDAHEDVRRALMAKPAQELGLIDKVPTDFFYDCDPKANLYNQIVRMCEEVIKGDMESSHLEETLRRYYLRSGYQLYNLEKMFAGISKFAGAIFNGDSKDRSSDIINVFFKERDREETTHNQEIQYRKQVERLVKDGDIYRISYHPNTKKTTVQLLTPEDATLENEELSQEARWSYYVSAYTMRDPTEGVPFSQLRMPFLKRNLPPKLEQEEEYNRYYRPLVHQDGLIIRICANSYHILYEPGSYDWWWRPTASPDESAEEIAKEAAAIKERRHDRFTERFVNNPMWAHGLSKDQVDEMNQRFRSWVKGTDPENSAPAPEAASSDKKDDKEDTEMADAEQNASDSNKEE, encoded by the exons ATGAACTCTGGGAATGATAACTGGCACCCGGGCGGCCTGCCATCGCACCCGGGGATGGATCAAATGAACCAACAACCTCGCCCTCTGGGCTCTTTCAG AGAGCGTGAGCTAGACTCGAGAGAGCGCGAATTGATCGAAAGGCAGCGTCAGGAAGAGATGGCCCACAGAGAGCGTGAGCAGCGCGAGCGCGAACAACTGGAGCGACAACAGCTGGAGCGACAGCGGGAACAGCAGCACCACCCGGTTCAAAGTCATACGGGGTCGATTCCTTTGCATCAGCCTGTAGCGTCGAAGGTACCGAACTCCATACATGGGCCCAATGGTCTTTTGTCCAACCTGGGGTCGAATCCACCCAACGGTCCCCAAGGGTCTATGCAGTCGTCTGGCGCTCCCGGTCCCATGTATGGTCCGCAAATTCAACATGGAGAGGGAACTCCTAGGTCATACATGCAGCACCCTGCTGGGCCACCAGGACAGCCCATGATGGGGTTCAACGGATCTGGGCCTCAGATTCCAGGGAATGTTGCTGCGCTTGCCCAGGGTCAACAGCCGATCTTGAAC GATGCACTCAGCTACCTGGATCAGGTTAAGGTACGATTCGTTGATCAGCCAGATGTATATAACCGTTTCCTTGACATAATGAAAGACTTCAAAAGTCAAGC CATCGATACACCCGGAGTCATTCAGCGTGTCTCTACACTTTTCAATGGTCACCCCGCTCTCATTCAGGGCTTTAATACCTTCCTGCCGCCCGGTTATAGAATCGAATGTGGGACAGATGACAACCCAGACGTCATCAGAGTGACCACTCCCTCTGGCACAAACACTATCAGTATGCCCCCTCGCCCTCGCCACTCGATGGATTCATCTGCCGATTTGGGTCCCTCTGGTGGGATGGCTTCTCATAGTCGTCCTGAGTTCTTTGACCAATCACGATCTGGCTGGCAGCAACATcagcctcagcagcaacaaagtaACCTTACTGGCTCTTACTCCCCTGGATCTCGCATGATGGGTCCAGGTATGTTCGGGCAACAAGGTGGACAGGGCCAGCCTCAGGACCATCACTTTGACTACCCCACACAACAAGAGCAGCAAGCAGCCGCGGGTGCAGCAGCCATGGCTCATGGACAGGACCAGCGGGGTGTGTCGCAGCTTCAGGGTGCAGCTTCTGCTGCCTCTGCGGGTCTGGGCCGCCCTTCTCTCATGCAGGTGTCCCCCGCTTCAGGGCAAGGCTCCAGCTTATCGCAGCCTATGAGTAGTCTTGCTGGCGTCGGATCAAACATGCTTCAGGGCTCGTCGCAGGCGGATCTGAAGCGTGGACCTGTGGAGTTCAACCACGCAATCAGCTatgtcaacaagatcaag AACCGCTTCGCAAGTGCCCCTGAAATATACAAGCAGTTCCTTGAAATATTACAGACATATCAGCGCGAGTCAAAGCCTATCCAGGATGTCTACGCTCAAGTGACTCAGTTGTTCAATACCGCGCCGGATCTATTGGAAGACTTTAAACAATTCCTGCCTGAATCCGCTGCTCACGCGAAGCAACAGGCCGCTGCGCGTcaggcggaggaggcggcTCCCATGAGCAATGTGCGTGGGGAGCCAAGTTATCCCAGCGCCAACGCTCTTCCATCCCAAACTCCTAACCGTGATGTCAAAATGCCTCCTCTCGGCCAGTTCAATGTTAAGGACTCTGgtaaagaagggaagaagcgCCGACCAGGGCCTGGAGCTCCATCAACACTGGGGCCGTCACTCTCGGGGCCTTCTGCAGGCGCAGATGCTGCACGAATGGGTGATGTTCAGGGAGGCCGTCCACCAACGCTCCAGCCCGGCAATGTCAATAAGAGAGCCAAGATTCACCATGCAAAGCCGACCCAAGCAGAAGCTCCGGCAGTTTCGCCAACTCTCGTTCCTGCACTGCCCGAGCCAATTCAACCGACGTTCTCGCTTACCCCGACGCAAGAGGAATTCGCATTCTTCGATCGTGTTAAGAAATACATTGGTAATAAGCAGACATTCAGCGAGTTCCTCAAGCTTTGCAATCTCTACTCAACCGATCTCATTGACCGGCATGTGCTTGTAAAACGGGCTGCTGGGTACATTGGTTCTAACCCCGAACTTATGGCGTGGTTCAAGCGGTTTATGCACGTTGAAGAGCCCGAAGACAAGATTGTCGAGTCCAAGCCGAAGCAAGAGCCCGGACTTGTCAATCTTTCCCATTGTCGCTCTTTGGGACCTAGCTACCGCCTTCTTCCGAAGCGGGAGCGTCAGAAGCCTTGCAGCGGCCGTGATCAGTTGTGCTATAGTGTTTTGAACGACGAATGGGCTTCTCACCCCACTTGGGCATCTGAAGATTCTGGTTTCGTGGCCCACCGGAAGAATCAGTATGAAGATGCACTACACCGTAtcgaagaagacagacaTGACTATGATCATCACATTGAGGCTTGCACTCGCACTATCCAGCTGATCGAACCTATTGTGCAGCAGTTCCTTGTTATGTCCGAAGCGGAGAGAGCTGCTTTCAAGCTTCCTCCTGGCCTCGGTGGCCAGAGCGAGGCCATCTACCAACGCGTGATCAAGAAGATTTATGACAGACAACTTGGTGATAAGATAATCCGCGAGATGTTTGAGAGGCCCTGTCATGTCCTACCCATCGTGTTGTTTCGTCTGAAGCAAAAATGCGAGGAGTGGAAGGCTAGTCAGCGTGAATGGGATAAGATTTGGCGCGAGCAGATGCAGAAGGCTTATTGGCGGAGTCTTGACCATCAAGCGATCGCTAGCAAAGGAACGGACAAGAAGCTATTTGTGGCAAAACACATCCAGAATGAAATTCAAAACAAGTTTGAGGAGAGCAGAAATCTGCGCAAGAGCGGGTTCCAGGTTCCCAGACACCAGTTTGAGCTCACCTTCGATGATTCAGCAGTCTTGATCGATGCTACTCACTTGCTTCTGACTTTCATCGACCGCAATTCTGCTGGGTTCGGTGCTGACCCCCAGAAGGTTATGACATTTATCAAGGACTTTATCCCCGTGTTCTTTGGCATGGACCGTGATACCTTCCATGTGTACATGAACGAGCTTTCCACGGGAACCTCTCCTACCGACGAGGCTGATGATGAGAGTCTGGTTGCGGAAGAGTCCTCGACTCCTCGTAGTCGCAAGGGCCTtaatggcaagaagatggaCCTTTTGCGCGACGTTCTGGAGCGTCGCAGCGAGAAGGCCAATCGgaccgagaaagaaggaagccgaagCAACCCCGCCAGCCGTGACGGCACTCCAGATGCAGTCCTAGTCCCATCGACACCTGTTCCGGATCCCACCGAGACTTTCGACGTGGCCGAACTGAAGTGGATGGACCACCCCGGCCAGGGCAATTTCAATCTGGCACGGGAATACACCCTCAATGAGTCATATGAGAAGAAACAACATCACTTGTACGCCAATTTGAATATCTATTGCTTCTTCCGCACGTTTGAGATTCTCTATACGCGCTTGCTTCGCATCAAATTACACGAAAAGGATGCTCACGAGGATGTGCGCCGCGCCCTTATGGCCAAACCTGCTCAGGAACTTGGTCTTATCGACAAGGTTCCTACTGATTTCTTCTATGACTGCGATCCGAAAGCGAATTTGTATAATCAGATTGTCCGCATGTGCGAAGAAGTCATTAAAGGGGATATGGAGTCCTCCCACTTGGAGGAGACTCTCCGTCGCTATTACCTACGAAGTGGCTATCAGTTGTACAATCTGGAGAAAATGTTTGCTGGTATTTCAAAGTTTGCTGGTGCCATCTTCAATGGCGACTCGAAAGACCGCAGCTCCGACATCATTAACGTTTTCTTCAAGGAGCGGGACAGGGAGGAGACCACTCACAACCAGGAGATTCAGTATCGCAAGCAAGTTGAAAGGCTGGTTAAGGATGGCGACATCTACCGCATTAGTTAC CATCCGAACACGAAAAAGACTACAGTGCAACTCTTGACCCCCGAGGACGCTACCTTGGAAAATGAAGAGCTGAGTCAGGAAGCGCGGTGGTCGTACTACGTCTCCGCTTACACCATGCGTGACCCAACAGAAGGCGTGCCTTTCTCCCAGTTGCGCATGCCATTCCTCAAGCGGAACCTACCACCTAAGCtcgaacaagaagaagagtacaATCGCTATTACCGCCCACTTGTGCACCAGGAtggcctcatcatccgaatCTGTGCTAACAGTTACCATATTCTGTACGAGCCTGGTAGCTACGATTGGTGGTGGCGTCCGACCGCTTCCCCGGATGAGTCGGCCGAGGAAATTGCCAAGGAAGCGGCGGCGATCAAGGAAAGACGTCACGATCGGTTCACTGAGCGATTCGTCAATAATCCCATGTGGGCGCACGGTCTTAGCAAGGATCAGGTGGACGAAATGAATCAGCGTTTCCGTTCTTGGGTCAAGGGCACCGATCCCGAGAATAGTGCCCCTGCTCCGGAGGCAGCCAGCTCGGATAAGAAGGATGACAAAGAAGATACGGAGATGGCTGACGCTGAGCAAAACGCTTCTGATTCTAATAAGGAGGAGTAA
- the coaT gene encoding acetyl-CoA hydrolase ACH1 (acetyl-CoA hydrolase) yields MSASALLRSRVRRPSYLKKLAKAEDLIEFFPHGSYIGWSGFTGVGYPKKVPTALADHVEKNGLEGKLQYTLFVGASSGAETENRWARLNMIERRSPHQVGKEIAKGINSGQIKFFDKHLSMFPSDLVYGWYTLNKPKNRLDVAVIEASAITEDGGIIPGASVGASPELVQMADKVIIEVNTASPSFEGLHDITMSELPPRRKPYLILQPEDRIGTPHIPVDPEKVVAIVESDYPDQTQPNAPEDATSQAIATNLIEFLKHEVNHGRLPQNLLPIQSGIGNIANAVIGGLSKGGADFTNLKVWTEVLQDSFLDLFDSGNLDFATATSIRFSPDGFKRFYDNWERYAGKLLLRSQQVSNSPEIIRRLGCIGMNTPVEVDIYAHANSTCVMGSRMLNGLGGSADFLRSSKYSIMHTPSTRPSKVDPTGVSCIVPFCTHIDQTEHDLDVVVTEQGLADVRGLSPRERARVIIDKCSHPDYKPILTDYLDRAEYECLKKGMGHEPHLLFQAFKMHQNLAEKGTMKINGWD; encoded by the exons AtgtctgcttctgctcttctAAGAAGTCGTGTTAGGCGGCCTTCCTACCTCAAGAAGCTAGCCAAGGCAGAGGATCTCATCGAATTCTTTCCTCATGGCTCTTACATCGGCTGGTCCGGATTTACGGGTGTTGGGTACCCCAA GAAAGTTCCAACGGCACTGGCCGACCATGTCGAGAAGAATGGACTTGAAGGAAAGCTGCAGTACACCTTGTTTGTCGGTGCTTCATCTGGCGCCGAGACGGAGAACCGCTGGGCTAGACTGAATATGATCGAGCGTCGGAGTCCTCACCAGGTCggcaaggagattgccaagGGTATCAACTCCGGACAGATCAAATTCTTCGATAAGCATCTGAGCATGTTCCCCTCAGATCTGGTTTAT GGCTGGTACACACTGAACAAGCCTAAGAATAGGCTGGATGTCGCCGTCATTGAGGCATCCGCCATCACCGAGGATGGTGGTATCATCCCTGGTGCTTCCGTCGGTGCTTCACCGGAATTGGTTCAGATGGCAGATAAGGTCATCATTGAAGTGAACACCGCCAGCCCTTCATTCGAGGGCCTCCACGATATCACCATGTCTGAGCTTCCTCCGAGACGCAAGCCTTACCTCATCCTTCAGCCCGAGGACCGCATCGGAACTCCTCACATTCCTGTTGACCCCGAGAAGGTTGTTGCTATCGTTGAGTCGGATTATCCCGACCAGACCCAGCCCAACGCCCCGGAGGACGCGACTTCGCAGGCCATTGCGACCAATTTGATTGAATTCCTGAAGCACGAGGTCAACCATGGCCGCCTGCCCCAGAACCTGTTGCCGATCCAGTCTGGCATTGGAAACATTGCCAACGCTGTCATCGGTGGCTTGAGCAAGGGTGGTGCTGATTTCACCAACCTGAAGGTCTGGACTGAGGTGCTGCAGGATTCTTTCCTGGACTTGTTCGATAGCGGCAACCTGGACTTCGCCACGGCGACTTCGATTCGTTTCTCTCCCGATGGATTCAAGCGTTTCTACGACAACTGGGAGCGCTATGCCGGcaagcttctcctccgctCTCAGCAGGTGTCCAACTCCCCCGAGATCATCCGTCGCTTGGGCTGCATTGGCATGAACACCCCCGTTGAGGTGGATATCTACGCCCATGCCAACAGCACCTGTGTCATGGGTTCCCGCATGCTGAACGGTCTTGGTGGCTCCGCCGATTTCCTCCGCAGCTCGAAATACAGTATCATGCACACTCCTAGTACCCGCCCTAGCAAGGTTGATCCCACCGGTGTCAGCTGTATTGTGCCTTTCTGCACACACATTGACCAGACTGAGCACGATCTGGATGTCGTCGTTACTGAACAG GGTCTTGCCGACGTGCGTGGTCTGTCTCCTCGCGAGCGTGCTCGTGTCATTATCGACAAGTGCTCTCACCCCGACTACAAGCCAATTCTCACGGACTACCTCGACCGGGCCGAGTACGAGTGCTTGAAGAAGGGTATGGGCCACGAGCCTCACCTGCTCTTCCAGGCCTTCAAGATGCACCAGAACCTGGCTGAGAAGGGAACTATGAAGATCAACGGCTGGGACTAA
- a CDS encoding oxidoreductase, short chain dehydrogenase/reductase family (dehydrogenases with different specificities (related to short-chain alcohol dehydrogenases)), translating to MSTHISTDKLANTRVLIVGGTSGIGFAVARVVLEHGASIIVASSKPDKVNSAITRLKTFYPDEEHTNRIAGTVCNLADRETLEANVVNLYNFATAPDTFPNAQGTQTTDGKVLLDHVVMTAGDALGLRKPTDPTFDVPYIESSGTVRFIGSLILAKHAPTYLRQAPSSSMTFTSGVLTTRPAPGWTLVAATGSAIEGMARGLAVDLAPIRVNTVSPGAVLTEIFGTLETDSLEKMIEMFRGQTLTGEIGKPEDVAEAYLYAMKDRFLTGELIGSNGGKLLK from the coding sequence ATGAGCACCCACATCTCCACCGACAAACTCGCCAACACCCGCGTCCTTATCGTAGGAGGTACATCCGGCATCGGCTTTGCCGTAGCCCGAGTTGTCCTCGAGCACGGCGCCTCCATCATCGTTGCCAGCTCCAAACCCGACAAAGTTAACTCCGCCATCACCCGCCTGAAGACCTTCTACCCGGACGAGGAGCACACAAACCGCATCGCCGGCACCGTCTGCAATCTTGCTGATCGCGAAACCCTCGAAGCTAACGTAGTGAACCTCTACAATTTCGCCACGGCCCCGGATACCTTCCCGAACGCACAGGGAACCCAGACCACGGACGGCAAAGTCCTCCTTGACCATGTGGTCATGACAGCCGGTGATGCTCTCGGCCTCCGCAAACCCACCGACCCAACCTTCGATGTCCCCTACATCGAGTCTTCGGGCACCGTCCGCTTCATCGGCTCACTCATCCTCGCCAAGCATGCCCCGACCTACCTTCGTCAGGCACCATCTTCGTCGATGACCTTCACCAGCGGCGTGTTGACCACTCGCCCGGCACCGGGATGGACGCTCGTGGCTGCTACCGGCTCTGCTATTGAGGGTATGGCGCGCGGATTGGCGGTTGATCTGGCGCCTATTCGGGTGAACACGGTTTCGCCGGGAGCGGTGTTGACGGAGATATTTGGGACGTTGGAGACGGATAGTCTGGAGAAAATGATTGAGATGTTCCGGGGTCAGACGCTTACTGGGGAGATTGGGAAGCCGGAGGATGTGGCTGAGGCGTATCTTTATGCTATGAAAGATCGCTTTTTGACGGGGGAGTTGATTGGGAGTAATGGGGGGAAGTTGTTGAAGTAG